The window ATGGGCACGATCCAATGGACGCCGACGGTGATGGATTACGTCCACGCGGGCGACTTTGGCATTCCCGAGATCACGAACGGGACGTTTTCCCTCATCCCGACGGGCAGGCTGATCTTTCAATGGAGCAGCGACAACGTCACCGGCAACACGCTCGATGATGGCACGGTGCTTTTCTCGCTCACCTTTGGCCTGCACGGCAGCCCGGGCGCGAGCACGACCGTCGCGTTTACGGATGGCTGGACGGAGTTGCACTTTCAATCCGCGGAAAATATCAACCTCCCCTTCTCCTCCGATCCCGCGAATGTCTCGATCGTACCCGAGCCCGCGAGCGGGTTCCTCGTCCTGGCCGGGCTGGCGGGTTGCCTGCTGTGGTATCGGCGGCGCAGGCTGCGCGGCCCCTGTTAGCCATCCCTCTGCGGCGGAGGCTAACTCGCTTTCCTAACACCCCCCAACGCCCGCGCCCGGGCGCCCTCTCCGGAAGCGGAGGCCGCCGGCGGGTGGGACGTCCTCCCGCGGGACGAAGAGGCGGCTTCTCCCTCGCCGATGTGCACCAGCATCCTTACGGCGGCAGGAGGAAAATCCGCGCTTCGGGCATGGAGCGGTCGGCGCACTCGCAGGAGGTGCGACCCGGCGTTCTCACGAGGCTGCCGGGGCAGATCACGCGCCGCTTTTTGGGATGAGCTTCCGACCCCGACCGCGCGGGCCGGGGGGCACTCGCGCCATTTCCGCACCTCGGGAAAATCACACCTGCCCTCCGGAAAGAGGCCCGGCCCTCGCCAGATCCTGCCTCCCCGTGAGGAACATCGAGCAGCAGTGAACGCGCAGCGCGGGAGTGGAGGACATCATTTAATCAAACGATTGACACGCATGATCGCGACATGGCAGATGTATCCCGGGCCGGGCCCTGCCCCGCCATGCCCCCATGAAAGCTCCCTGTATTTTTCTCCGGGCCATTCTGCTGGTCCTGCTCGCAACATCCGATCCCCTCTGGTCCTACACGCAGGCACACCTGCAAACGGCCCAGGATGGCACGATCGAGACGATCCCGCTGGAGGCGACCGTGCAGGAGACGCCGCCGCAGATCCGGATCAAGACCTACGCGCCGGGCACCTTCACCATCTATCGCAAGTCGCCCTCCGCGCAGGACTGGGGCACGCCGGTGGCCTCGGGCGTTTCACTCTCGGCGGAGAGCGTGTGGACGGATGCCTCCGTCACTGTCGGCACGCTTTACGAATATCGCTTCGTCAACACAGCCGCCACCTCGCTCAGCTACATCCTCCCCACCGGCTACATCCTTTGCGGGATCAAGGTGGACGGCACGCAGTCGCGCGGCCGCATGGCCGTGCTCGTCGCCTCCGACGTCCCGGCCGCGTTGCCGACCGAGTTTGCCCAGTACAGGGCCGATCTGGCGGCCGACGGGTGGACGGTGCATGAGATCGGAGTGCCTCGCGCGGCAAACTACACCGGCCTCGGCAATGGCACGATCCTGACTCTCAAGGTGAACTCCGGCGGAACCGGCTATACAAATGGCGCTTACGTCCGGCTGACCAATGGCTCGGGCAGGATCGCGCGCGGCAAGATCACCACCTCGAGCGGCGCGATCACCGCCATCAGCATCCCCAATGGCGGCGGCGGCGCAGGGTTCTCCGTCAACGAGACGCTCACGGTCTCGGGAGGTTCCAACACCGGGACGGGGGCCACCCTCATCGGTCATGTGAATCTGTCGCAGCAGGTCCTCAAGTACCCCGCCGACAGCGCTGGCGGCACCGGCTATACCTCGGGCGAGAGCGTCACGCTCACCGGCGTGACCAGCGGCCGGACCGCGCAGGCCAGCATCTACACCCTTTCGTCGGATGCGATCTACTGGCTCATCATCAGCTCCAGCCAGACCGGGTTCCTCCAGGGGGAACGTCTCATCATGTCGGGCAACACGACGGGCTCCGGCGTGGGCGTGATCCTGGTGGATACCGTGGACGAGCAGGGAAAGCTGACCAAGGCGGGCCTCTACCCCGCAGGCCTCGGCTACATCAATGGAGAGGCCGTCACCATCACGGGCAAGAGCAGCGGCAAAAAAGCCCAGGGCTCCCTGCTAACGAACGCCGAGGGGGTGATCCTCTCCATCGATATTATCTCCAGCGAGGCGGGATTCCTCGCGGGCGAGTCCCTCGCGATCTCGGGAACCACCGCAGGCTCTGGCATGGGGGCATTCACCGCCGCAGTCGGCGGGCCGCTGGCCTCGGTCGAGGTCGTCACCGGCGGCTCGGGATACTCCGATGGCAATGTGGTGACGTTTGATACCGGGACCACCCGAGCCCAGGGCGTCCTCCACACGACCAATGGCGTCATCACCTCGGTCACCGTCACCGCGGGCGGCACCGGCTTCAGCGATGGCGGCTACGTTTACCCCCTCGGGCTGATGTCCACCTCCGGCGGCGCGACGGCCACCGTGCTGACCGTGGACAACTCCGGCACGGGGCGAAAGGTGAACGTCACCTCCGGCGGCTCCGGCTACCGCGACAACGACCGCGTGACCATCTCCGGAGCTGGCGGGACCATCACCGGCTCGATCATTGCGCCCGCAGGCACGATCACCGGCATTTCCGCCGTCCTGCCCGGCACCTTCGCGGCCGGGGAGACGCTCACCATCACGCCCTCCTCGGGCGGCAGCGGAGCCACCGCCAGCGCGGACGCCACGCTGACGAGCTGCCACCTGCTCATTCGCAGCGCCATCCAGGCGGTGAATACCGCCTACCCCGGTGAGCTGAAAAATCTCGCCATCATCGGCAAGGTGCCGGTCTGCCGCAGCGGACTCAACGACGGAGCCGGAGCCGATGGCCACGGCAACGTAGCGCCCTACGGCACCGATGCCTTCTACGCCGACATGGATGGCGTGATCGGCACGGACTGGACCGATATCAACGACAACCCGACCTACAGCGCCACCGCGAATGTTCCCGGCGACGGCCAGTTTGACCAGGAGAAGATCTCGCAAGTCGGCGGCGGCGGCCGCGTGGAGCTGGGCTTTGGACGTATCGACCTCTCCCTCGGCATCCAGACCGAGACCGAGGCGCTGCGGACGTATTTCAACAAGCTCCACCGCTACAAGACGGCTGCGGCGGACTTCCGCCCCGGTCGCCGCGTGGCGGACCGCTGGATGTACCCCAACGAACGCGAGGCCGAGTTGCAATCCATGCCCGGCGTCGTCGGCATGGCCAATGTGGAGTTTACCACCAACGCGATGCTGCCCGTCGTGAAAAGCGGGCAGGATGCCGATCAGCTCTACACCACGCAAAACGGCCCGTACCTTTTCTATTTCAAAGGCAGCAACAGTCCGGCCAGCGGCGTCGGCGGACGGGCGGTTTTCTGGACCGGCATGCAAAGCCATTGGGGCTACTGGTACGAGTCCAGCCTGCTCACCTCGGGGTCCAACCTCATGCAAAAAGCGCTGGCCGAGGACAGCTACACCCTCAGCTATACCTGGAACATCTGGGGCCTGCGCTACATCTACCATCGCCTGGGCATGGGCCTCGACGCGGGCGACATGATGCGCCAGAGCATCAACAACCGTGGGTGGACCCTGGGAGGCACCTACACCTACAAGTTTTATAACCAGAACAACGGCGACTACCACGGCTCGCTCTACATGAACCACATGGGCGATCCCGCGCTGCGGCTCTTCATGTTTGAACCGCCCTCGGCGCTCAGCGTGGTCAAAACCGGCGGCGTGCCCGTTCTCACCTGGACAGCCTCGCCCGACGCGGGCGTGATCGGGTACCACATCTATCGCGCGTCGCATGCGGGTGCTCCGTTCACCCGGCTCACCTCCGTCCCGGTGCCGGGCACGACGTACACCGATGCGTCGGCCACCTCCGGCAGTGCCATTTACATGGTGCGCGCCGTCCGACTCGAAACCACCGGCGGCGGGACCTTTTACAATGCCAGCCTCGGCATTACCCAGGTCGTCAATCTCGATGTCGCACCGTCACCAGTCGCGATCACCACCTCCGCGATTTCCCCGCTCAGTTGGAACACTCCCGTCTCCCTCACGCTCTCCGCGACCTCCGGCGTGCCGCAATACACCTGGACTCTCGACTCCGGCACCCTGCCCGCCGGGCTCGCACTTTCCCCGACGGGCGTGATTTCCGGCACTCCCGCCATGCCGGGCGTCTACGCCTTCGCCGTCCGTGTGACCGACCAGATCAACCAGACCGCCGCCCGCACCTACTCCGTCACGGTCACGTCCAACAGCGCCAATGTCCTCTACCCCGAGGCGACCACGTACACGGACAAGGCCCGGCCCACCACGTCCTTTGGCACCGACGAGGCCAGCTATATCTCCGGCGTCGCCGCCAACCAGTACGAGACCTTCCAGCGCTACGATCTTTCGGGCCTCGCGCGGAACAACAGCTTTGTCCGCGCCACCCTGTACCTCTACGTGACGAGCGGCACGACGTCCGGCACCGTCGCCAACGTCCAGGCCAATCTGATCGCCGACGCGCAGGATGGGTGGATCGATCGCGGCATCTCGCAGCCCTTCACCGGGGCGGCCAGCAACGGCTCCGGCAAGTCTCGTATTACCTGCCCCAACCATGGCTTTGCCAACGGCATCCAGGTTTCCCTCGCGGGCCTGACCGGCACGGGCGCGCCCTCCTCGGGACCCTATGTGATCACGGTGGTGGATGCGGACCATTTCGATCTGCTCACGGTTCCCTTCGGATCGTGGACCTATGATCCCGCCCTCGCCTACGTCTCGACGGCGAGCATGACGTACAACACACGCCCCACCTCCTACAACACCACCGTGCCCACGATCGCCGGCGCGGGGGTGAACACACCCGGCACGCTCCTGAGGTTCGACGTCACTCCGTACGTTCGCGAGACGCTCGCCAATGATCCGCTCAAGAAGCTCAGCCTGCGCTTCTTTACCGCCACCCCGCAAACCGTCGCCGTCGGCTCGGCCAATGCGTACGGCGACGCGCGGCCTTACATCGTCCTGGAAACCACCGACGGCCCCGACATCGCGGTCAACCGGCCCACGGCCAGCCCGGCGTACATTTCCCTCGGCGCGGGCCTGCTGCTCGACACGACCGTGACGCCGCTGGCGGGACGCAGCGGCGCTCTCTCCCTCGCCTGGACGAAACTCTCGGGCCCGGGCACGGTCACCTTCTCGCGCCCGACCTCGGCAGCGACGGCAGCCTCGTTCTCCGCCATCGGCGAATATGTCGTCCGCCTGACCGCGAGTGACGGCGTGGCCTCGGCCTACCGCGACTTCACGGTCCGCGTCATCGACCGGCCCGTCACCGGTCCCGTCGACAGCAGCCTGCTTCTTTACCTGCCCTTTGATGAGGGAACCGGCACCACGGCGGCGGACATCATGACACCCGGCGGCAAGGCCACCTTCACCGGAGGAGCCCTTTGGTCCAGCTCCGGACGCATCGGCAACGCGGCGGCCTTCGCCGGGACGGGGCAATACGCGGTCGTTCCCGACTCCGCGACGAAGCCGCTCGACGGCATGCAGCAGCTCACGGTGTCGCTTTGGATCAACCAAAAGGTTTCGGAGACCGACAGCGCCACCTACCGCACCGTCGTCTCCAAGAGCAACGGCCAATACAGCCCGATCGTCTACGAGATCAAGCTGCGCGGCGGAGCGGGCGGGAAGAACACCGTCTACGTGAGCGTGAACGGCTCGCGGCCCACCTTTTACGGCGCGACCCAGATCGGAACGAATGAGTGGAACCACCTCGTGCTCGTCTTTGACGGCACCCAGGCGTCGGACAACGTCAGGTACTACCTGAACGGCAACCCGGAGCGGTTTTTCACCATCTCCGGCGCCACCAGCGTAGCCCGCAACGCCGCCTGCAACCTCTACGTCGGAGCCCATGACAGCGGGGATACGAAGACCTTCAATGGCATCATCGACGAGGTGCGGGTCTACAACCGCGCTCTCTCGGGCGATGAAATCCGCGATCTGGCCCAGGCCGTTCCGAGCCGCATCGGCCCCGCCGTCAGCGTGAGCGGACCCATCTCCGGCACCACCGGCAGCGCCCTGCCCGTGACGGGCACAGCCAGCAGCACCGCCGGGCCGGTCACGCTGCAATGGAGCGCCCCGCAGGCCTCCGCAGCCGCCACCTTTGCCAACCCGGCGGCAGCCTCGACGACAGTGAGTTTCAACCAGCCCGGGACCTACACCGTGCGACTTACCGCCGACGATGGCAGCATCTCGACCTGGGCTGAAACCAGCGCATCCATCACCCCCGCGCCCGGCATGTCCTCGTGGCTGCAGCAGCACTTTGGCACCACCGATGCCACCGGCTCACGCGCCCCGACGGCCAACCCGGCAGGCGATGGCCTGGCAAACCTGATGAAATACGCCCTGGGTCTCGATCCTAATACCGCCTACTCCGCAGCCGACGCGGGACTCGCTCTCGGCCAGACGACCGTCTCGGGCCAGGAGTATCTCACCTACACCTTCACCGGCACCGCCGCCGATGTGACCTACATCGTCGAGGCGGCAAACGGTCTCGGCGAGCCGTGGACCACCATCTACTCACACAGCGGCTCGGCCCCGGGCACCGTGACCGTGAATGACACCCAGCCGATCCAGGCCGCGACCAAGCGCTTCCTGCGCCTCCGCGTCGTCAAGCCCTGAGGAAGCCCTGGCCGCAGACCATGAAAACCCGGCTCTAGCCCCTTGCAACATTGCCCCCGATGCCAACACGTTCCATCCCACATTCCAGGGAGCGCCAAGGTTCCAAATTCATTAGCGCAGACCGCGTCTGCCTAACGAAATTGCCTTGCGCATCGGAGTTTCAGCGATATATCAATGGTTTGATCCCCATGAGCAACCCTTCACTCTGCGCAGCGATTGGTCTCGCCCTCGTCGCCCCGCTAGCCGATTTGCCCGCTCAATCGGTCGCGGTCGCTCCGTCCGGAGTGGTCAGCACCACCATTACGGCTGGGACGGGAGCGGTCAAAAAGATGTCTCTCATTTCCCTGCCTTTGCTTGAGACGGCTACATTAAGCGGAAAATCGGTCGGGAGATTCTCCAGCGTGACATCAACGACCTTCACGGACACCTCGTCCGGATGGACCCCCGGAGAGCTCTCCACCGCTGCCACCCCCAAGCTCCTCCTCATTACCAGCGGCGCGGCGGAAGGGTACATGTTCCTCATTTCCACCGCGACCCAAAACACAGCCACCACCGCAACCATTTCCGCCTCCGATTCAGCTGTCGCAGATCTCACTACCCTCGGGATCGCCACGGGCGCAAATGGAGATACCTACAGGATTCTGAATTGCGATACCCTTGCATCACTTTTCGGAACGCCAGAGTCCACAGGAGTTTTGGGGGGAGCAACTGCCGCCACCGCCGACACCCTCGTCCTTGTGGTGAACGGGGCTTCAAACACTTATTTTTACAAGACTGATGTAACTCCCAACCGATGGACAAAATCGGCCTTGGGAAATCCTGACGCATCCTCAACTCCGGTATTACCCTATTATGGGATTCAATACAGTCGGCTGGGAACATCTCCCATCACTTTGACAGTTACGGGAGATGTTCCGGCTAATCTCCGAAAGACCTTTGTAAAAAACTCGGGAACCACCTTCCTTGCACAATTCTGGCCAGTTGATACGTCGCTCGCTTCCACGGCGATTTCCTCTCTGCCGGGATGGGCATCCGGGGCAACGGCAAACGTCTCGGACACCATATTGATCATGTCGAATGGGATAAGTTCCACCTTCTGGTTCGACGGAACAGACTGGCGCAAATCGGCCTTGGGAACTCCAATTAGCAACTCGGTTGTAATTCCCGCCGGGTCGACAGTTTCGCTAGTGAAGAAGGGAACTGCCTCGGGCTTCTCCCTTTTAAGCCAAAATATTCCGTACACGCTCCAATAACCGCAGCATAAATCAAAGTTTCTTAAAATGAAGTCCGCCAAGATTGCCCTCGCCTTCCTTCTTGCTTTCGCTTGCGTGAGTTCCGCCCAGGTTTTGGTATCCCTTGGCTCGAGTGGATTTACCGTCGACCCACAGTCGTTAACACCTTATTCCCAAACTGCAACGACGCTCACATTTAATACCCCGGTCACGACCGGAGATAATATATACGGGGTATGGAACACGACCTATAATTGGTCGTCTTACATAACGTTTGGATTACAGTTTAGTGTCTCTGGCACCAATCCCAATCTACCAGCTTCCGTATATTTCTACGATACGAACTACAACGTCATCAATACTTACAGCTTAACAACGAACGGCGTAGGATCCACTCAAACAGTGGTCCCCTTGACTCTGTTTGCTGCTGGCACGGGAAATCTGAGTGCTGTTGCCGGGTTCCAGCTTAATTGGGACGGCGGCGGCACAGTTAACGCCACCTTCACGAACGTCGTCGCCGTTCCGGAACCTTCGACCTGGGCTTTGCTCGCTGGCGGGCTGATGACCATTGTCGTACTCCGTCTGCACCACACCCGGGGCACCGCCTGATCCACGATCAGCGGCTCCTGATTTCGCTAGCCTCTTGAAGCGAGACGCTTTCTCCGTGGGGGAGGAAAGCCACGGAGCCCGGGCTTGTCCTTTTGGGGAAAGCCCGGGCCCGGGTGCTCGCTACGAGCGTTTGGGGGGAAATCGTTTTGCCTAAAACTTCACGCCGAATTGCGCGCCGAGGACGAGGCCGTTGGGGATGTCGCCGGTGCCGCCGGGCTGGATGACCCACTGCACGTCGGGCTGGATGTAGGCCCACTTGTTGAGCTGCACGCGGTAGCCTGCCTCAAAGACGAGTTCATAGCTCGGCGACCCGCCGCCCTGCGCGGAGACGCTGTTGGCGTAGTCATTACTAAACTGCCCGTAGATCACGCCGAGGATGGTGCGGTCGTTGTCGCGGCCCGGGATGAGCCCCTGGTAGATCGCGCCGCCGTTGACCTGGAAGGGCACGATCGCGACATTCTGCTGCGGCGACAGCGTGAACGTGGTGAAGAGCGTCAGCCCCTGGTCGCTGTCGAGATTCTCGCGATACACCATCTGGTCGCCGTGCAGGTAAAACCCATAGCTGGCGGGCGTGGTCGAGGCCTGGCCAAACTGCGGGTAATCCCACGACGACCAATAGCCGCCGAAGAAATAGTGGCCCGGCAGCCCCTTTGCCGTCGTGCTGATCGCCGGGGCGACCGCCTTTTTATCCGCCACCACGGCCTTGCCATCGGAGACCGGCGCGGGAGCCTCGCGCTTGAAGAACTCCGGCGTCCAGCCCACCTGGCCGATGAGCATGAACCCGTCGCCGCTCTGGATGCTCATGTCGACGCCGTGATAGGCACGGTCGAACATGCGGCTGGAGACCTGGTAGATGCCGACCATGGCGTTGAACTCCGGCGTGGGATCAATGCGCAGCCGGGCGCCCCACGAGGCGAAGGGATAGGCCGAGAAGCGGGTATTGAAAAGCACCGCGCGGATGTTGCCGTCGATGCCGTTGTTCAGGTAGTAGCCATACAGCGGCGAGGTGGCAAAGTCGTCACTCGCGCCGAGGCGGCCCAGCTTGATCGAGAGCTTGTCGTCGAGGA of the Terrimicrobium sacchariphilum genome contains:
- a CDS encoding LamG-like jellyroll fold domain-containing protein produces the protein MKAPCIFLRAILLVLLATSDPLWSYTQAHLQTAQDGTIETIPLEATVQETPPQIRIKTYAPGTFTIYRKSPSAQDWGTPVASGVSLSAESVWTDASVTVGTLYEYRFVNTAATSLSYILPTGYILCGIKVDGTQSRGRMAVLVASDVPAALPTEFAQYRADLAADGWTVHEIGVPRAANYTGLGNGTILTLKVNSGGTGYTNGAYVRLTNGSGRIARGKITTSSGAITAISIPNGGGGAGFSVNETLTVSGGSNTGTGATLIGHVNLSQQVLKYPADSAGGTGYTSGESVTLTGVTSGRTAQASIYTLSSDAIYWLIISSSQTGFLQGERLIMSGNTTGSGVGVILVDTVDEQGKLTKAGLYPAGLGYINGEAVTITGKSSGKKAQGSLLTNAEGVILSIDIISSEAGFLAGESLAISGTTAGSGMGAFTAAVGGPLASVEVVTGGSGYSDGNVVTFDTGTTRAQGVLHTTNGVITSVTVTAGGTGFSDGGYVYPLGLMSTSGGATATVLTVDNSGTGRKVNVTSGGSGYRDNDRVTISGAGGTITGSIIAPAGTITGISAVLPGTFAAGETLTITPSSGGSGATASADATLTSCHLLIRSAIQAVNTAYPGELKNLAIIGKVPVCRSGLNDGAGADGHGNVAPYGTDAFYADMDGVIGTDWTDINDNPTYSATANVPGDGQFDQEKISQVGGGGRVELGFGRIDLSLGIQTETEALRTYFNKLHRYKTAAADFRPGRRVADRWMYPNEREAELQSMPGVVGMANVEFTTNAMLPVVKSGQDADQLYTTQNGPYLFYFKGSNSPASGVGGRAVFWTGMQSHWGYWYESSLLTSGSNLMQKALAEDSYTLSYTWNIWGLRYIYHRLGMGLDAGDMMRQSINNRGWTLGGTYTYKFYNQNNGDYHGSLYMNHMGDPALRLFMFEPPSALSVVKTGGVPVLTWTASPDAGVIGYHIYRASHAGAPFTRLTSVPVPGTTYTDASATSGSAIYMVRAVRLETTGGGTFYNASLGITQVVNLDVAPSPVAITTSAISPLSWNTPVSLTLSATSGVPQYTWTLDSGTLPAGLALSPTGVISGTPAMPGVYAFAVRVTDQINQTAARTYSVTVTSNSANVLYPEATTYTDKARPTTSFGTDEASYISGVAANQYETFQRYDLSGLARNNSFVRATLYLYVTSGTTSGTVANVQANLIADAQDGWIDRGISQPFTGAASNGSGKSRITCPNHGFANGIQVSLAGLTGTGAPSSGPYVITVVDADHFDLLTVPFGSWTYDPALAYVSTASMTYNTRPTSYNTTVPTIAGAGVNTPGTLLRFDVTPYVRETLANDPLKKLSLRFFTATPQTVAVGSANAYGDARPYIVLETTDGPDIAVNRPTASPAYISLGAGLLLDTTVTPLAGRSGALSLAWTKLSGPGTVTFSRPTSAATAASFSAIGEYVVRLTASDGVASAYRDFTVRVIDRPVTGPVDSSLLLYLPFDEGTGTTAADIMTPGGKATFTGGALWSSSGRIGNAAAFAGTGQYAVVPDSATKPLDGMQQLTVSLWINQKVSETDSATYRTVVSKSNGQYSPIVYEIKLRGGAGGKNTVYVSVNGSRPTFYGATQIGTNEWNHLVLVFDGTQASDNVRYYLNGNPERFFTISGATSVARNAACNLYVGAHDSGDTKTFNGIIDEVRVYNRALSGDEIRDLAQAVPSRIGPAVSVSGPISGTTGSALPVTGTASSTAGPVTLQWSAPQASAAATFANPAAASTTVSFNQPGTYTVRLTADDGSISTWAETSASITPAPGMSSWLQQHFGTTDATGSRAPTANPAGDGLANLMKYALGLDPNTAYSAADAGLALGQTTVSGQEYLTYTFTGTAADVTYIVEAANGLGEPWTTIYSHSGSAPGTVTVNDTQPIQAATKRFLRLRVVKP
- a CDS encoding carbohydrate porin, which produces MFPRNPAVYAALFSSVLPITAFTQTANNTRGLPAEDRDFPRATPEPASVPWWQGDYATGDWFGLRPRLSDHGLDFFAYYNAIVAGNPVGGRNQSASYADDFYFGLKTDLEKLVGWQGATFTITGVNRDGNSIQGALGSQYDPMQLVGGQAIFLYGLFLEQKLLDDKLSIKLGRLGASDDFATSPLYGYYLNNGIDGNIRAVLFNTRFSAYPFASWGARLRIDPTPEFNAMVGIYQVSSRMFDRAYHGVDMSIQSGDGFMLIGQVGWTPEFFKREAPAPVSDGKAVVADKKAVAPAISTTAKGLPGHYFFGGYWSSWDYPQFGQASTTPASYGFYLHGDQMVYRENLDSDQGLTLFTTFTLSPQQNVAIVPFQVNGGAIYQGLIPGRDNDRTILGVIYGQFSNDYANSVSAQGGGSPSYELVFEAGYRVQLNKWAYIQPDVQWVIQPGGTGDIPNGLVLGAQFGVKF
- a CDS encoding PEP-CTERM sorting domain-containing protein; translation: MRKHLAQHLLAALVCLLGSLGVAQAQTGLTLRGDAVTGAAGDEVTVVFRTVGFWQITEGMGTIQWTPTVMDYVHAGDFGIPEITNGTFSLIPTGRLIFQWSSDNVTGNTLDDGTVLFSLTFGLHGSPGASTTVAFTDGWTELHFQSAENINLPFSSDPANVSIVPEPASGFLVLAGLAGCLLWYRRRRLRGPC
- a CDS encoding PEP-CTERM sorting domain-containing protein (PEP-CTERM proteins occur, often in large numbers, in the proteomes of bacteria that also encode an exosortase, a predicted intramembrane cysteine proteinase. The presence of a PEP-CTERM domain at a protein's C-terminus predicts cleavage within the sorting domain, followed by covalent anchoring to some some component of the (usually Gram-negative) cell surface. Many PEP-CTERM proteins exhibit an unusual sequence composition that includes large numbers of potential glycosylation sites. Expression of one such protein has been shown restore the ability of a bacterium to form floc, a type of biofilm.), giving the protein MKSAKIALAFLLAFACVSSAQVLVSLGSSGFTVDPQSLTPYSQTATTLTFNTPVTTGDNIYGVWNTTYNWSSYITFGLQFSVSGTNPNLPASVYFYDTNYNVINTYSLTTNGVGSTQTVVPLTLFAAGTGNLSAVAGFQLNWDGGGTVNATFTNVVAVPEPSTWALLAGGLMTIVVLRLHHTRGTA